From the Scatophagus argus isolate fScaArg1 chromosome 21, fScaArg1.pri, whole genome shotgun sequence genome, one window contains:
- the mki67 gene encoding proliferation marker protein Ki-67 isoform X3 — translation MPLHGKIVVIKRSGGDGTEFPLTATCLFGRKPDCDIRIQLPQVSKEHCRIDLNENKEVILTNLSAVNPTQVNGEPLHQSERLKHGDVITIIDRSFRFEYPPAPTPKKRSSVGGKTETFKVLQDQQVVDTVITEASEKRISETSTDPHLKDGANHDNILRSMEKTVEVESKEDDCLQQNKTTSPFNDLYQMIKKSLDVKTPRKSSVSLLQTPSSRFCTPKPSSVRKNSVLSTEDKSIPEKDQAKVSSGADETKGGAENIGNGTPKSVKKQRKSFQVPSEVAKLEAENAVTSVATSPLKRNRATPQRFTVCEVIEQVSAQTPKSPMRRRSKETTPAKPAVTSPKTEHLRKPSPRNSGKVETVTAVPRKRKSGELAADLPLPQMKKKRVSFGGHLSPEVFDKRLPPDSPLRKGATPRRSLSLFKPKQSLLRRASVIGLLQEYPDQNVQSPTKMSPSPKKSSAKNPSPKTPSPGKKSQKSSASSPKAATPAKKSPKSSASSPKAATPAKKSPKSSASSPKAATPAKKSPKSSASSPKAATPAKKSPKSSTSSPKAATPAKKSTKSSASSPKTATPGAQSSKSKSPSPAKGRSPSRIKVETPGVQTPTVQGRFSVSRISTPSPVAEDTVTAQVPSVSVTPKIPLRRKSMKSTSRKTQSTTKSAVKLMCRKSGISRASLKALKSFADTVKFGQTKAQVAAPAKKPVLIKTKKKAVPKPQTPARKLKDYVSTGHANSPVTIVVGRAHKQKVEHPTGAAPQLVTNMAVLKRNMKMDEDLTGISEMYKTPISERQKRSVISEDCAIKSSVGSLGTSMMEPSVLNTPEEPGEMVVSPLSVSSIVKARSYSSEAVQRLFNGDQESSFISDMPASETHSDSSEQQSNDLTVTTSTTPKQKPELPDCLTGVRRIMKTPRQQAEPVEDLRGRLLKTPKQKIEQQECLTGVKRIMKTPRQKAEPVEDLRGKILKTPKQKPEQQECLTGVKRIFKTPQQDADLQGKLVQAPKTLEAGDVKEITETPAHMLVSEDVPEMTGMKTPNLKRSPLVCLTGIKRIMKTPREKGAPVEDMVGVKRLMKTPREKIEPVEDNFGIKRLMKSPRLRGNGPVEDFEGLKELMEEPVPAAQLEMSVVQDHTPPGCGLEVAKADASEIITDDHSEQVSKVVESKPSEDKQEVTERSEDPVVPAPVRGRRGKKTEAAAPPAVSQTRRGRNAKNTESKDVELTMEKTASLPAKVAPKLKRGRSAKQASDDQAERVQEVATEMMPEPQSEKNSPVDVDDKANNSTAPLEKAVLKPKRGRKTKQSEKPVPEQSDMPCPQGDDLPQADMAKETDANKVCSNQLEVVPNGGDENKSSDTMETVPQAPAVETLQVERATSEETEMEVAVAPKKSVRGRRVKAVESKKAAEDKQEVTEHSEASVAAAPVRGRRGKKTEAAAPPAVSQTRRGRNAKSQESTSDDQPDMVPEKAVETAPANELTTEAAGDQTSPVNAHQEENDSAPTTEEVVVKSIRGRKTKTPAQPPQPEQEKKEVVSEEHLMTDAQPQKSIPAVGKPRRGRKTKADAVEQHEDSVVTVEIKQQSQPPVRAKRGRNAKQEEEKPESNVEPAKSQEPVKKLRRTRKAEQDRVEEVQTIEMAVQEEAEAPLVAEPVKMSEQAVSAAKPRRGGRKAKQDSESETLVESTEVQEVPVVSSTDKPKRGRRGTQVSDNVEVTAAAPEQKPDHKLDAEEKNNAELEAPVIKSSRARGAKNEVPVTMPAKRARRGAAPPAVETTAESTVLVSESASSSVAPARRGRRAAAKPATVGTVTSDQTNPTEDSGSAVEEDEQMSKRSVQWKTDVEVFEIPKVTPIKAVRGRKSKLGDQVETESRSVSMDANKTEEKDLSDEAAGAQPAKRARRGAKIADEPATKLNSAEAETQPKSRRGRSAKK, via the exons ATGCCATTGCATGGGAAAATAGTCGTGATTAAGAGGAGTGGGGGAGATGGGACTGAGTTTCCTCTTACTGCAACATGCTTGTTTGGAAG GAAGCCTGATTGCGACATTCGTATTCAGCTTCCTCAAGTCTCCAAGGAGCACTGCAGAATCGActtgaatgaaaataaagag gtTATTTTGACAAATTTGAGCGCAGTGAATCCAACTCAGGTCAATGGAGAACCTTTGCATCAGTCTGAACGTTTGAAACATGGAGATGTGATAACTATTATTGATCGTTCTTTCAG GTTTGAGTACCCTCCAGCCCCAACACCAAAGAAGAGATCTTCAGTAGGAGGCAAAACAGAAACCTTCAAA GTCCTTCAAGATCAACAAGTGGTGGACACTGTCATCACTGAAGCGAGTGAAAAGAGGATCTCTGAAACGTCCACAG ACCCTCATCTGAAAGATGGAGCTAACCATGACAACATTCTGCGATCCATGGAGAAAACTGTGGAGGTGGAGTCCAAGGAGGATGATTGCCTGCAGCAAAACAAGACCACCTCCCCCTTCAACGATCTGTATCAAATGATCAAAAAATCTCTGGATGTTAAGACTCCTCGGAAATCTTCTGTCAGTCTGCTTCAAACACCTTCCTCGAGGTTTTGCACTCCAAAACCTTCTTCAGTCAGAAAAAATAGTGTTCTTTCAACCGAAGACAAAAGCATACCTGAAAAGGATCAAGCTAAAGTCTCTTCTGGAGCTGATGAAACTAAGGGAGGAGCTGAAAATATTGGAAATGGAACCCCAAAGTCTGTTAAGAAGCAGCGGAAGTCCTTCCAGGTTCCTTCTGAGGTGGCCAAACTCGAAGCTGAAAATGCTGTGACATCTGTGGCAACTTCACCGCTTAAGAGAAACCGTGCAACCCCACAGAGGTTTACTGTGTGTGAAGTTATTGAGCAAGTTTCTGCTCAAACACCCAAGTCACCTATGAGAAGGAGAAGCAAGGAGACCACACCAGCCAAACCTGCAGTGACTTCCCCCAAAACAGAGCATCTCAGGAAGCCATCACCAAGGAACTCTGGGAAAGTTGAAACGG TTACAGCGGTGCCAAGAAAACGCAAAAGTGGGGAACTTGCAGCTGACTTGCCCTTAccacaaatgaagaaaaaacgAGTTTCCTTTGGAGGTCACCTGAGCCCAGAGGTATTTGACAAACGACTGCCTCCTGACTCTCCATTACGCAAGGGGGCCACTCCACGGAGAAGCTTGAGTCTGTTTAAACCCAAACAGTCGCTTCTTAGACGAGCATCAGTCATTGGCTTGCTACAG gaGTATCCAGACCAAAATGTGCAAAGCCCTACAAAAATGAGTCCATCACCTAAGAAGTCAAGTGCCAAGAATCCTTCTCCCAAGACTCCATCACCTGGCAAGAAGTCACAAAAATCAAGCGCCTCTTCTCCCAAGGCAGCAACTCCTGCAAAGAAGTCACCCAAATCAAGCGCCTCTTCCCCCAAGGCAGCAACTCCTGCAAAGAAGTCACCCAAGTCAAGCGCCTCTTCCCCCAAGGCAGCAACTCCTGCAAAGAAGTCACCCAAATCAAGCGCCTCTTCCCCCAAGGCAGCAACTCCTGCAAAGAAGTCACCCAAATCAAGCACCTCTTCTCCCAAGGCAGCAACTCCTGCAAAGAAGTCAACAAAATCAAGCGCCTCTTCTCCCAAGACAGCAACACCTGGAGCACAGTCATCAAAATCAAAGAGCCCATCTCCTGCAAAGGGTAGGTCTCCCTCTAGAATCAAAGTGGAAACCCCAGGTGTCCAGACCCCGACAGTACAAGGGCGTTTCTCTGTATCACGCATCAGCACTCCATCTCCAGTTGCAGAAGACACTGTTACTGCCCAGGTGCCTTCAGTCAGTGTAACTCCTAAAATACccctgaggaggaagagcatGAAAAGCACCTCACGGAAGACTCAAAGTACAACAAAGAGTGCTGTAAAATTAATGTGCAGAAAAAGTGGCATTTCACGGGCATCCCTGAAAG CACTGAAGTCTTTTGCAGACACTGTGAAATTTGGGCAAACTAAGGCTCAAGTGGCTGCTCCAGCTAAAAAACCTGTCCtcatcaaaacaaagaagaaggcTGTGCCCAAACCCCAG ACCCCTGCAAGAAAACTCAAAGATTATGTGAGCACCGGACATGCAAATTCTCCTGTTACCATTGTTGTGGGCAGAGCTCACAAACAGAAGGTTGAGCATCCAACTGGTGCTGCACCACAACTGGTCACCAACATGGCAGTCCTGAAAAGGAACATGAAAATGGATGAGGACTTGACTG gaatTTCTGAAATGTATAAAACACCTATAAGTGAAAGGCAGAAGAGATCTGTAATCAGTGAAGATTGTGCCATAAAGTCATCAGTAGGAAGTTTGGGTACATCTATGATGGAACCATCAGTGTTGAACACACCAGAGGAGCCAG GTGAAATGGTGGTGTCACCGCTGAGTGTTTCATCTATAGTAAAAGCTAGAAGTTACAGCAGTGAGGCAGTCCAGCGTCTCTTTAATGGAGATCAAGAATCTAGCTTCATCAGTGACATGCCTGCTTCGGAGACTCACTCTGACTCCAGTGAACAGCAGAGCAATGACTTGACAGTGACCACATCAACAACTCCCAAACAGAAGCCAGAATTACCAGACTGTCTCACAGGAGTGAGGAG GATCATGAAGACCCCAAGACAGCAGGCTGAACCAGTTGAGGACTTGAGAGGAAGACTTCTGAAAACTCCCAAGCAGAAAATTGAACAGCAGGAGTGTCTCACTGGAGTGAAGAGGATCATGAAGACCCCAAGACAAAAAGCTGAGCCTGTTGAGGACCTACGAGGGAAGATTCTGAAAACTCCTAAGCAGAAACCTGAACAACAAGAGTGCCTCACTGGAGTTAAGAGAATTTTCAAGACCCCACAACAGGATGCTGACCTTCAAGGAAAACTTGTGCAAGCTCCCAAAACTCTAGAGGCTGGTGATGTTAAGGAAATCACAGAGACTCCAGCACACATGCTAGTATCTGAAGATGTGCCTGAGATGACAGGCATGAAAACTCCAAACTTGAAGAGGTCCCCATTGGTGTGTCTCACAGGTATCAAGAGAATAATGAAGACACCAAGGGAAAAAGGAGCTCCAGTTGAAGATATGGTTGGTGTGAAGAGACTTATGAAAACTCCCAGAGAAAAAATTGAACCTGTAGAGGACAACTTTGGTATCAAGAGACTCATGAAATCACCAAGACTGAGGGGTAACGGACCAGTAGAAGACTTTGAGGGACTTAAAGAGCTCATGGAGGAGCCAGTGCCTGCAGCACAACTGGAGATGAGTGTG GTTCAAGATCACACACCACCAGGTTGTGGATTAGAAGTTGCAAAAG CAGATGCAAGTGAAATTATCACTGATGACCACTCAGAGCAGGTGTCAAAAGTTGTGGAATCTAAACCATCGGAGGATAAACAGGAGGTAACAGAACGTTCTGAAGATCCTGTTGTCCCTGCTCCagtcagaggaagaagagggaagaaaactgaagctgcagcacCACCTGCTGTTAGTCAAACCAGAAGAGGCAGAAATGCAAAGAACACTGAAAGCAAGGATGTTGAGCTCACTATGGAGAAAactgcctctctgcctgccaAAGTTGCCCCTAAGCTTAAGAGAGGAAGAAGTGCCAAACAAGCCTCTGATGATCAAGCTGAAAGGGTCCAGGAGGTTGCCACTGAAATGATGCCAGAACctcagagtgaaaaaaataGCCCTGTTGATGTCGACGATAAAGCAAATAACAGTACAGCACCCCTGGAGAAAGCTGTTTTGAAGCCCAAACGAGGGAGGAAAACTAAGCAATCTGAAAAGCCTGTGCCAGAGCAGTCAGATATGCCGTGTCCTCAAGGTGATGATCTTCCACAAGCTGACATGGCAAAAG AAACGGATGCAAACAAAGTCTGCAGTAACCAGCTGGAGGTGGTACCCAATGGAggtgatgaaaacaaatcatcagATACTATGGAAACTGTTCCCCAGGCACCTGCAGTTGAGACTCTCCAAGTGGAGAGGGCAACTtctgaagagacagaaatggaaGTCGCTGTTGCCCCGAAGAAATCTGTTCGAGGCAGAAGAGTGAAAGCGGTGGAATCTAAAAAAGCAGCTGAGGATAAACAGGAGGTAACAGAACATTCTGAagcttctgttgctgctgctccagtcagaggaagaagagggaagaaaactgaagctgcagcacCACCTGCTGTTAGTCAAACCAGAAGAGGCAGAAATGCAAAATCTCAAGAAAGCACATCTGATGATCAGCCTGATATGGTGCCAGAGAAAGCTGTGGAAACAGCACCAGCAAATGAGCTTACCACTGAAGCTGCAGGTGACCAGACCTCTCCAGTAAATGCCCATCAAGAAGAAAATGATTCTGCACCCACTACAGAAGAAGTTGTTGTGAAGTCCATCAGAGGGAGAAAAACTAAAACACCTGCTCAACCACCTCAGCCAGagcaagagaagaaagaagtgGTGAGTGAGGAGCATCTTATGACAGATGCTCAACCTCAAAAATCCATTCCAGCTGTTGGAAAAcccagaagaggaagaaagacaaaagcagatgCTGTTGAACAACACGAAGACTCAGTTGTCACTGTGGAGATCAAGCAGCAGTCTCAGCCTCCAGTCAGGGCTAAGAGGGGAAGAAATgccaaacaggaagaagaaaagccaGAGAGCAATGTTGAGCCTGCTAAATCCCAGGAGCCAGTTAAAAAATTGAGAAGAACCAGGAAGGCAGAGCAAGACCGTGTAGAAGAGGTCCAAACTATTGAAATGGCTGTCCAAGAGGAGGCAGAAGCTCCACTTGTAGCTGAGCCGGTGAAGATGAGTGAGCAGGCTGTCAGTGCTGCAAAAcccaggagaggaggaagaaaagcaaaacaggaCAGTGAGAGCGAAACCCTTGTTGAATCCACTGAGGTCCAAGAGGTCCCTGTTGTCAGCTCCACAGACAAGCCTAAACGGGGTAGGAGAGGAACACAAGTTTCTGATAATGTTGaagtcactgctgcagcaccaGAGCAAAAACCTGACCATAAGCTTGAtgctgaagagaaaaataatgcagAGCTGGAAGCTCCAGTCATTAAATCTAGCAGGGCAAGGGGTGCGAAAAATGAGGTTCCAGTAACCATGCCAGCCAAACGAGCCCGTCGAGGTGCAGCTCCTCCCGCTGTGGAGACCACCGCTGAATCCACAGTCCTGGTTTCAGAGTCCGCATCATCTTCAGTAGCACCAGCCAGAAGGGGGAGACGGGCAGCAGCGAAGCCTGCAACAGTTGGCACAGTGACCAGTGACCAAACAAATCCCACCGAAGACTCAGGCAGTGCTGTTGAGGAAGATGAACAAATGTCCAAGAGATCTGTCCAGTGGAAAACTGACGTTGAAGTCTTTGAGATTCCAAAAGTAACACCCATAAAGGCAGTTCGAGGTAGGAAGTCAAAACTAGGAGACCAAGTTGAGACCGAAAGCCGAAGTGTATCAATGGATGCCAATAAAACTGAAGAGAAGGATCTCTCAGATGAAGCTGCTGGAGCTCAGCCTGCCAAGAGAGCCAGACGAGGGGCAAAGATTGCTGATGAGCCCGCAACCAAGCTGAACAGTGCTGAAGCTGAGACGCAGCCAAAATCCCGGAGAGGTAGATCAGCgaagaaataa